Proteins from a single region of Pongo pygmaeus isolate AG05252 chromosome 3, NHGRI_mPonPyg2-v2.0_pri, whole genome shotgun sequence:
- the LSM6 gene encoding U6 snRNA-associated Sm-like protein LSm6 isoform X2, which yields MVLSPIARRFLCVRVSAHLHSRHFLRIVKMSLRKQTPSDFLKQIIGRPVVVKLNSGVDYRGVLACLDGYMNIALEQTEEYVNGQLKNKYGDAFIRGNNDHTS from the exons ATGGTCTTAAGTCCTATCGCCCGACGTTTTCTGTGCGTACGCGTGTCCGCACACCTGCATAGCAGGCATTTTTTAAG GATTGTTAAAATGAGTCTTCGGAAGCAAACCCCTAGTGACTTCTTAAAGCAAATCATCGGACGACCAGTTGTGGTAAAATTAAATTCTGGAGTGGATTATCGAG GGGTCCTGGCTTGCCTGGATGGCTACATGAATATAGCCCTGGAGCAGACAGAAGAATATGTAAATGGACAACTGAAGAATAAGTATGGGGATGCATTTATCCGAGGAAACAATG ACCACACATCCTAA
- the LSM6 gene encoding U6 snRNA-associated Sm-like protein LSm6 isoform X3, whose product MSLRKQTPSDFLKQIIGRPVVVKLNSGVDYRGVLACLDGYMNIALEQTEEYVNGQLKNKYGDAFIRGNNVLYISTQKRRM is encoded by the exons ATGAGTCTTCGGAAGCAAACCCCTAGTGACTTCTTAAAGCAAATCATCGGACGACCAGTTGTGGTAAAATTAAATTCTGGAGTGGATTATCGAG GGGTCCTGGCTTGCCTGGATGGCTACATGAATATAGCCCTGGAGCAGACAGAAGAATATGTAAATGGACAACTGAAGAATAAGTATGGGGATGCATTTATCCGAGGAAACAATG tatTGTACATCAGTACACAGAAGAGACGGATGTGA
- the LSM6 gene encoding U6 snRNA-associated Sm-like protein LSm6 isoform X1 — protein sequence MVLSPIARRFLCVRVSAHLHSRHFLRIVKMSLRKQTPSDFLKQIIGRPVVVKLNSGVDYRGVLACLDGYMNIALEQTEEYVNGQLKNKYGDAFIRGNNVLYISTQKRRM from the exons ATGGTCTTAAGTCCTATCGCCCGACGTTTTCTGTGCGTACGCGTGTCCGCACACCTGCATAGCAGGCATTTTTTAAG GATTGTTAAAATGAGTCTTCGGAAGCAAACCCCTAGTGACTTCTTAAAGCAAATCATCGGACGACCAGTTGTGGTAAAATTAAATTCTGGAGTGGATTATCGAG GGGTCCTGGCTTGCCTGGATGGCTACATGAATATAGCCCTGGAGCAGACAGAAGAATATGTAAATGGACAACTGAAGAATAAGTATGGGGATGCATTTATCCGAGGAAACAATG tatTGTACATCAGTACACAGAAGAGACGGATGTGA